In a single window of the Methanobrevibacter sp. genome:
- a CDS encoding winged helix-turn-helix transcriptional regulator produces the protein MKAFKKRGALTHFQILSEISKQDPHLKQKDLADKLGITIQAVSENIKTLIELDYISSKDGRSPYKITQKGIEKVKKDAISLRKYSDSVLETMNHYKTIWPAIANEDLKKGDLVGLYMEDGVLYAHKKEENATGVVLEDAEANMDVSLTNLTGIIDVVNGEVTLIIVPTIKDGGSKASDLDLIKKVYEKGTNSGEKINKVASAGTVSRAIINKLGLPLDIEYGAPHATANAARKGLNVLAICVGDMSKSFTRELEAEKIKYNIIDGKK, from the coding sequence ATGAAGGCATTTAAAAAAAGAGGTGCTCTTACACATTTTCAAATTTTAAGTGAAATATCAAAACAAGATCCTCACCTCAAACAAAAAGATTTGGCTGATAAATTAGGAATTACCATACAGGCGGTTTCTGAAAATATTAAAACCTTAATCGAACTGGACTACATTAGTTCTAAAGATGGAAGATCACCTTATAAAATAACACAAAAAGGTATTGAAAAAGTTAAAAAAGACGCAATTAGCTTGAGAAAATATTCCGATTCTGTTTTGGAAACTATGAATCATTACAAAACCATCTGGCCAGCTATTGCAAATGAAGACCTTAAAAAAGGAGATCTTGTCGGCCTTTACATGGAAGATGGGGTTTTATACGCTCATAAAAAAGAAGAAAATGCTACCGGCGTTGTTTTAGAAGATGCAGAAGCCAATATGGACGTTTCCCTAACCAACCTTACCGGAATTATTGATGTTGTAAACGGGGAAGTTACCCTCATTATTGTTCCGACCATCAAAGACGGCGGATCTAAAGCTTCCGATTTGGACTTGATTAAAAAGGTCTATGAAAAAGGAACAAACAGCGGTGAAAAAATCAATAAGGTCGCATCGGCAGGTACTGTTTCCCGCGCGATTATAAACAAGTTAGGACTTCCCCTTGACATTGAATACGGTGCGCCACATGCAACTGCAAATGCTGCCCGAAAAGGACTAAACGTTCTTGCAATTTGCGTTGGGGACATGAGCAAATCATTTACACGCGAACTTGAAGCTGAAAAAATCAAATACAATATTATCGATGGGAAAAAATAA
- a CDS encoding 30S ribosomal protein S8e: MAISQGKSTRSPSGARNVANRGKRKSELGRDPAETRLDEKKLRKIRTRGGNEKLRLATGNKINLTGADGKTKVVDILNVVENTANPNYVRRNIITKGAIVETPEGNAKVTSRPGQDGVINGILI, encoded by the coding sequence ATGGCAATTTCTCAAGGAAAATCAACTAGAAGTCCTTCCGGTGCAAGAAATGTTGCAAACCGTGGAAAAAGAAAATCCGAATTAGGAAGAGACCCAGCAGAAACTAGATTAGACGAAAAAAAATTAAGAAAAATTAGAACCCGTGGCGGAAACGAAAAACTCAGATTAGCTACTGGTAACAAAATCAATTTAACCGGCGCTGATGGTAAAACCAAAGTTGTGGACATTCTCAACGTAGTTGAAAACACTGCAAACCCTAACTACGTAAGAAGAAACATCATTACCAAAGGTGCTATTGTAGAAACTCCTGAAGGTAATGCTAAAGTAACATCCAGACCTGGTCAGGATGGCGTTATCAACGGAATTTTAATTTAA
- a CDS encoding thermonuclease family protein: MNKKTISIILLTAFLITTTLSLTNSFLEDNATSKNQTGTLIINNKTVHYEKTGKCVDVIDGNTIQVYGVGKVQLNQIGSPKPEAKQFVKDNCLGKTVYLDIDDKQPEDRYGRIVAIVYTDTIDVNKELLDNGFANVSYFTPSEFKKGEV, translated from the coding sequence ATGAATAAAAAAACCATTTCAATTATCCTGCTGACAGCATTTTTAATTACAACAACTTTAAGCCTAACGAATTCATTTCTAGAAGACAATGCAACTTCCAAAAATCAAACCGGAACACTGATAATCAACAATAAGACTGTCCACTATGAGAAGACAGGAAAATGCGTAGATGTGATTGATGGAAATACCATACAAGTTTATGGCGTCGGCAAAGTTCAGTTAAATCAGATAGGAAGCCCAAAACCTGAAGCCAAACAGTTTGTTAAGGACAACTGTCTTGGAAAAACCGTATATTTGGATATTGACGATAAACAGCCTGAAGACAGATATGGTCGTATAGTGGCTATTGTTTATACAGACACCATTGACGTTAATAAAGAACTGCTTGACAACGGTTTCGCCAATGTATCTTATTTCACACCAAGTGAATTTAAAAAAGGAGAAGTTTGA
- the cas4 gene encoding CRISPR-associated protein Cas4 → MEQKNIIEYSKEHEFKDHPSVKGLQIIEDKNNFPISWLNQQGYCEYQLYLEHVKGIRTPSTPEMTHGSAVHQQLEDIFKQDATPTTLPEAVETSKEKAIMSRECFVVSPSYGIRGYIDEIRMKPDEIVIIDDKPGRTPYQSTMNQVRAYCLAYKDMVGDERKIKAALRERGTENLFWIEIFTPDVEKEIEYTIKRMHRLFDGTKPFMPTKNPKKCHSCRFKHDCEHAQ, encoded by the coding sequence ATGGAGCAAAAAAATATCATCGAATATTCAAAAGAACATGAATTTAAAGACCACCCTTCAGTAAAAGGTCTTCAGATAATTGAAGATAAAAACAATTTCCCAATTAGCTGGTTGAATCAGCAAGGATACTGCGAGTATCAGCTATATCTCGAGCATGTCAAAGGGATAAGAACACCTTCAACACCTGAAATGACACACGGAAGTGCTGTTCACCAGCAGCTTGAGGACATTTTCAAACAGGACGCAACACCAACAACACTTCCCGAAGCCGTTGAAACTTCAAAAGAAAAGGCAATAATGTCAAGAGAATGCTTTGTTGTTTCACCTTCTTACGGGATTAGAGGATATATCGATGAAATAAGAATGAAACCTGACGAAATAGTGATAATCGATGACAAACCCGGAAGAACACCCTACCAGTCAACAATGAATCAGGTAAGAGCCTACTGTCTTGCTTATAAAGATATGGTGGGGGATGAGAGAAAAATCAAAGCTGCACTTCGTGAAAGAGGCACTGAAAATCTCTTTTGGATTGAAATATTCACTCCTGATGTTGAAAAGGAAATTGAATACACCATCAAAAGGATGCACAGGTTGTTTGATGGAACCAAACCATTTATGCCGACAAAAAATCCTAAAAAATGCCACTCCTGCAGATTCAAACATGACTGCGAACATGCCCAGTAG
- a CDS encoding DEAD/DEAH box helicase, whose product MYFDDLDISDNIKKAIKEMGFAKTTPIQEMSIPKSLKGSDIIGQAQTGSGKTLAFAVPIIEKIFIEDRSPQAIVLCPTRELCMQVADELAKVGSKIKKLKILAVYGGQPIGKQTRVLKKGVHIVVGTPGRVIDHIERGNLDLIGIESVVLDEADEMLNMGFIDDIEFILKNTPVNRQTLLFSATIPDEIKKIAKKYQKNPKTIKIASNKKNTPKITQYFFKCNIKYKFEDMTRLLDVYDVKLALIFCNTKKGVNYVEKHLRKRGYSVDSLHGDMTQKVRNRVMNKFRNGNISILVATDVAARGLDIDNLDVIINYDVPQNPENYIHRIGRTARAGKIGYAFTLVSRDEIQRFNAIKKVNKTKIAEKKIPSFKEVEYIKNNMILDNVKNLIELEEVDDFYLESVKKNVNKKINSELLAAGLLKMVREK is encoded by the coding sequence ATGTATTTTGATGACTTGGATATTTCAGATAATATTAAAAAGGCCATAAAAGAAATGGGATTTGCAAAAACAACACCTATTCAGGAAATGTCCATTCCCAAATCCTTAAAGGGCAGTGACATTATTGGCCAGGCACAAACAGGTTCTGGCAAGACTCTTGCTTTTGCAGTTCCAATTATTGAAAAAATTTTCATTGAAGACAGGTCTCCCCAGGCCATTGTCCTGTGTCCAACAAGAGAACTGTGTATGCAGGTGGCTGATGAACTTGCCAAAGTAGGTTCAAAAATTAAAAAACTTAAAATTTTAGCAGTTTATGGTGGCCAGCCAATAGGAAAACAAACCAGAGTTTTAAAAAAAGGCGTTCATATTGTTGTTGGAACTCCCGGTCGTGTAATTGACCATATTGAAAGAGGCAACCTGGATTTGATAGGTATTGAAAGTGTTGTTTTAGATGAAGCAGATGAAATGTTGAATATGGGATTTATTGATGATATTGAGTTTATTTTAAAAAACACTCCTGTAAACAGACAAACGCTACTTTTCTCAGCTACAATTCCCGATGAAATAAAAAAAATTGCTAAAAAATATCAGAAAAATCCAAAAACTATCAAAATAGCTTCAAATAAGAAAAACACTCCAAAAATAACACAATACTTTTTCAAATGCAATATCAAGTATAAATTTGAAGACATGACAAGACTGCTTGATGTATATGACGTCAAACTGGCATTAATATTCTGCAATACGAAAAAGGGAGTAAATTATGTTGAAAAGCATTTAAGAAAAAGAGGATATTCTGTTGACAGCCTTCATGGAGACATGACTCAAAAAGTAAGAAACCGTGTAATGAATAAATTTAGAAATGGAAACATTTCCATTTTGGTTGCAACTGATGTTGCAGCACGGGGATTGGATATTGACAATCTGGATGTTATTATCAATTACGATGTTCCCCAGAATCCTGAAAATTATATTCACCGGATTGGGCGAACTGCAAGGGCGGGAAAAATCGGATATGCTTTTACTTTAGTTTCAAGAGATGAGATTCAGAGATTCAATGCTATTAAAAAGGTCAATAAAACCAAAATTGCCGAAAAAAAGATTCCTTCATTTAAGGAAGTTGAATATATTAAAAATAACATGATTCTGGACAATGTTAAAAATCTCATTGAACTTGAAGAAGTGGATGACTTTTATCTTGAATCAGTAAAAAAGAACGTAAATAAAAAAATAAATTCAGAACTTCTGGCTGCAGGTCTGTTAAAGATGGTAAGGGAAAAGTAA
- the glf gene encoding UDP-galactopyranose mutase, with product MTDYKYVIVGAGLSGLTIAERIANQLDEKVLIIEKRDHIGGNVYDFYQDDLLIQKYGPHIYHTNDKKVHDYLSQFTQWIDYVHRVLSYVDGKLVPMPICIDTLNKLYDLDLDENSMKEWIDEHKEDIDEIKSSEDVVLKNAGRDIYNKLFKNYTEKQWGTSAADLSPSVISRIPFRFNHDDRYFGDTYQGMPKEGFTKMCENMAKSDNIEIILKTDYKDYIDKINYEKLIYTGPIDYFYDYKYGELLYRCLNFVYEILNQDSYQEVGVVNYPNHPYFTRITEFKKLTQQKADGKTAIMREYPGFNGEKCYPYPTEEYLDKFKLYEAEMEKEENVIFAGRLAKYKYYNMDLVVKDALEIFEKQIR from the coding sequence ATGACCGATTATAAATATGTAATTGTAGGCGCCGGACTTTCTGGTTTAACAATAGCTGAGAGAATTGCAAATCAGTTGGATGAAAAAGTTTTAATTATTGAAAAGCGCGACCATATTGGAGGCAATGTTTATGATTTTTACCAGGACGACCTCCTGATTCAGAAATACGGTCCTCACATTTACCATACAAACGATAAAAAAGTTCACGATTACCTTTCACAGTTTACACAATGGATTGATTACGTGCACAGGGTATTGAGCTATGTTGATGGAAAGCTTGTGCCTATGCCAATCTGTATTGATACCTTAAATAAATTGTATGACCTTGACCTGGATGAAAATTCAATGAAGGAATGGATTGATGAGCATAAAGAAGATATTGATGAGATAAAATCCTCCGAAGATGTTGTTCTTAAAAATGCCGGAAGGGATATTTACAATAAGCTGTTTAAAAACTATACTGAAAAGCAATGGGGAACCTCAGCAGCTGATTTAAGTCCAAGCGTCATTTCAAGAATTCCTTTTAGATTCAATCATGACGACCGATACTTTGGAGACACATATCAGGGAATGCCGAAAGAAGGATTTACAAAAATGTGTGAAAACATGGCAAAATCCGATAACATTGAAATTATCCTCAAAACAGATTATAAAGATTATATAGATAAAATCAATTACGAAAAACTAATCTACACCGGCCCGATTGATTACTTTTATGATTATAAGTACGGGGAACTGTTATACAGATGTCTGAACTTCGTATATGAAATCTTAAATCAGGATTCCTATCAGGAGGTAGGTGTTGTAAACTATCCTAATCATCCATACTTTACAAGGATAACCGAATTTAAAAAGTTAACCCAGCAGAAGGCCGATGGAAAGACAGCCATCATGAGGGAATATCCAGGATTCAATGGTGAGAAATGTTATCCATATCCAACAGAGGAATATTTGGATAAATTCAAATTATACGAAGCGGAAATGGAAAAAGAAGAAAATGTAATATTTGCCGGAAGATTAGCCAAATACAAATATTACAATATGGATTTAGTAGTTAAAGATGCATTAGAAATTTTTGAAAAACAAATCAGATAG
- a CDS encoding radical SAM protein — protein MNIYRGCTHGCIYCDSRSEIYKMEHEFEDIAVKRNSLSLLKKQLIKRPKAMIGTGAMSDPYMPLEKNLEFTRKSLELINRYGFGFTCITKSDLVLRDLDLLKKINEKSKVVVQMTITTADDDLCKILEPGVCETSKRVDALKKLNKEGIPTVVWLCPILPYINDTSDNINSILDFCIDANVKGILCIEMGLTLRKGNREYFYKKLDQHFPGLKEKYIEEFGNRYSLPSPNSKQLMSIFNKKTQKHGLMNNPQEIFQYLSHFPQKSLQSKLI, from the coding sequence ATGAACATCTACAGGGGCTGCACTCACGGTTGTATCTATTGTGATTCCAGAAGTGAGATTTATAAAATGGAACATGAATTTGAAGATATTGCCGTTAAAAGAAATTCGTTAAGTCTTCTTAAAAAACAACTCATTAAAAGACCGAAAGCCATGATTGGAACCGGTGCAATGTCTGATCCCTATATGCCTCTTGAAAAAAATCTAGAATTCACACGCAAATCATTGGAATTGATTAACAGATATGGATTTGGATTTACCTGCATTACAAAATCTGATCTTGTGCTTAGAGACTTGGATCTGCTTAAAAAAATCAATGAAAAATCAAAAGTTGTTGTCCAAATGACAATAACCACTGCAGATGATGACCTGTGCAAAATTTTAGAACCTGGTGTATGTGAAACATCAAAAAGAGTAGATGCATTAAAGAAATTAAACAAAGAAGGCATCCCCACTGTTGTTTGGCTATGTCCTATTCTGCCTTATATTAACGACACGTCTGATAATATTAACTCTATTTTGGATTTCTGTATTGATGCCAATGTTAAGGGCATATTATGTATTGAGATGGGCCTTACTTTAAGAAAAGGCAATCGCGAGTATTTCTACAAAAAATTAGACCAACACTTTCCGGGTCTTAAGGAAAAATATATTGAAGAATTCGGAAATAGATACTCCCTTCCAAGTCCAAATTCTAAACAGTTAATGTCTATTTTTAATAAAAAAACACAGAAACACGGACTCATGAACAATCCTCAGGAAATATTTCAGTATTTATCCCATTTTCCTCAGAAATCTCTTCAATCTAAATTAATCTAA
- a CDS encoding RDD family protein gives MASVFTRRVGAYIIDFFVVSAFMWIVSYLLSLVVNPADSYEIYHFFPYVVPVLIMVYFVLCEKLEGASVGKSLMYLKVVSNNGNYISWPQAIVRNLTKIYWIPIVFDWAVGKMLKTDRFLNTISKTTVIDELK, from the coding sequence ATGGCAAGTGTATTTACAAGAAGAGTCGGCGCATACATAATCGATTTCTTTGTTGTTTCAGCATTTATGTGGATTGTGTCTTATTTATTGTCTTTAGTTGTTAATCCTGCTGATTCTTATGAAATATATCATTTCTTCCCATATGTTGTCCCTGTTTTAATAATGGTTTACTTTGTTTTATGCGAAAAGCTTGAAGGAGCAAGTGTCGGCAAATCATTAATGTATTTAAAGGTAGTGTCTAACAATGGAAATTATATTTCATGGCCTCAGGCGATTGTACGTAATTTGACTAAAATTTATTGGATTCCGATTGTTTTTGATTGGGCTGTTGGAAAAATGCTGAAAACCGACAGGTTTCTAAACACCATTTCAAAAACAACAGTTATTGATGAGCTTAAATAG
- the hypE gene encoding hydrogenase expression/formation protein HypE: MSEDKISMNHGAGGEVMANLIASTILDNITKKSVNDGISLDALDDGASIPIGDDYEIVLTTDGHTIDPLFFPGGDIGRISAAGTINDVSVMGARPLALANAIIMQEGFPIESLEKIIKSLNETCQEVDVAVITGDTKVMPQDKLDGIVMVTTGIGLAKKGEVVRDSTLEVGDKIIITGSLGDHGMSLMSFREGFGFETDLKSDVAPMWNIIKKALEIGGVTAMKDPTRGGFANAINEMASKAGVGVVLEQEAIPIKEEVHAVSEMLGIDPFEVANEGKVVMGVKADKAEEILEAIKGEKYGENAAIIGEVVEGDYVVVNTPIGGERILEAPIADPVPRVC, translated from the coding sequence ATGTCAGAAGATAAAATTAGTATGAATCATGGTGCTGGTGGAGAGGTAATGGCTAATTTAATCGCCAGTACAATTTTGGATAATATTACTAAAAAAAGCGTAAATGACGGTATTAGTTTAGATGCATTAGATGATGGCGCATCAATTCCTATTGGTGATGATTATGAAATTGTTTTAACAACTGACGGCCATACTATTGATCCACTATTTTTCCCTGGAGGAGATATTGGCAGAATCTCTGCTGCCGGAACTATTAACGATGTCTCAGTAATGGGTGCCCGTCCATTAGCACTTGCTAATGCAATAATCATGCAGGAAGGATTTCCAATTGAAAGTTTGGAAAAAATCATCAAATCACTAAATGAAACTTGTCAGGAAGTTGATGTTGCTGTAATTACAGGCGATACTAAGGTGATGCCTCAGGATAAACTTGACGGCATTGTTATGGTTACAACAGGAATTGGCCTTGCTAAAAAAGGCGAAGTAGTTCGTGATTCAACTTTGGAAGTTGGAGATAAAATCATCATCACCGGCAGTTTAGGTGATCACGGAATGAGTTTAATGTCTTTTAGAGAAGGTTTCGGATTTGAAACCGATTTGAAATCTGATGTTGCTCCGATGTGGAATATTATTAAGAAAGCTTTGGAAATTGGTGGAGTTACTGCTATGAAAGACCCTACTCGTGGCGGTTTTGCAAATGCCATTAATGAAATGGCGTCAAAAGCTGGTGTGGGAGTTGTTCTTGAACAGGAAGCTATTCCAATTAAGGAAGAAGTTCATGCAGTATCTGAAATGCTGGGTATTGATCCATTTGAAGTGGCTAACGAAGGAAAAGTCGTTATGGGAGTTAAAGCCGATAAAGCCGAAGAAATACTTGAAGCTATCAAAGGCGAAAAATACGGTGAAAACGCAGCTATTATTGGTGAAGTAGTCGAAGGGGATTATGTTGTGGTTAATACTCCTATTGGTGGTGAAAGGATTCTTGAAGCGCCTATTGCAGATCCAGTTCCTAGAGTATGTTAA
- a CDS encoding signal recognition particle subunit SRP19/SEC65 family protein, protein MIAIWPQYLNKDLSLSEGRKISIEESVKNPSINEIERALKRLGFTYNLEKDKAYPGKWYEKSGRVLVEWEGTKLDLIREVSLKIKELRN, encoded by the coding sequence ATGATTGCAATATGGCCACAGTATTTAAATAAAGACTTGTCCCTTAGCGAAGGTCGTAAAATATCTATTGAAGAGTCTGTTAAGAACCCTTCAATTAACGAAATTGAAAGAGCACTGAAAAGACTTGGATTTACATACAATTTGGAAAAAGACAAGGCATATCCTGGAAAATGGTATGAAAAATCCGGAAGAGTCCTTGTTGAATGGGAAGGAACAAAATTAGACCTTATACGAGAAGTTAGTTTAAAAATCAAAGAACTCAGAAACTGA
- the recJ gene encoding single-stranded-DNA-specific exonuclease RecJ has translation MQIPQPMHEQYLEAKKLIESSNDIKVYSHIDCDGICSGAILSTILDRQNKEHEIEFVNLDVLDDMDLNHELTIFSDLGSGQRVDSKAREGQKILILDHHPPLRDIDYRAGKNYTFLEINPMHHGIDGSYDVCGGGLCYFLGKEFGYTDLSWIGVLSAIGDMQNTKTGHFEGLNEIIQQDAIDGGYLKLTKDDLNIYGRNSRPLFVALSYFSDVKLPITNNTNETMAILEELGIDEKHNRKTLNELTMEEKGKLFQRLLSMLAKVVPGKYIQYLPQLIIGDSYTFLKEDPSSFLRDASEFSTAMNACGRNHEEKIAMEVLKGDRFVALDELEDVSLNHRRNLAQAISGVVESDDANIIELENLQYFDGTGIKPEIVGTITGMILGYCNWKKPIIGFAQTDDTGLKVSLRCSRLLSYDGIHFGNIIRKVAGQVGGSGGGHAMACGAYIPIDKKDEFLKEFNENLNGRLTL, from the coding sequence ATGCAAATACCCCAACCGATGCACGAACAATACCTCGAAGCAAAAAAGCTTATCGAAAGCTCAAATGACATTAAGGTCTATTCACATATTGACTGTGACGGCATTTGTTCAGGTGCAATATTATCAACCATACTCGACAGGCAAAATAAAGAACATGAAATCGAGTTTGTAAATTTAGACGTCTTGGATGACATGGACCTTAACCACGAACTTACAATATTTTCAGATTTAGGTTCAGGCCAAAGAGTTGACTCAAAAGCCCGTGAAGGTCAGAAAATCCTCATCCTGGACCATCATCCTCCATTAAGGGATATTGATTACAGAGCCGGCAAAAATTATACTTTTTTAGAAATCAATCCTATGCATCACGGCATTGACGGGTCATATGACGTTTGTGGCGGAGGATTATGTTATTTTCTTGGAAAGGAATTCGGATATACTGATTTAAGCTGGATTGGTGTTTTATCTGCAATTGGAGATATGCAAAACACTAAAACTGGCCATTTTGAAGGTTTAAATGAAATAATACAACAAGATGCAATTGACGGAGGATATCTCAAGCTAACAAAGGATGATTTAAACATTTACGGCAGAAACTCAAGACCTCTCTTCGTTGCCCTTTCTTACTTTAGTGATGTAAAACTGCCGATTACAAACAACACCAATGAGACAATGGCTATTCTAGAAGAACTGGGCATTGATGAAAAACACAACCGAAAAACTTTAAACGAATTGACAATGGAAGAAAAAGGCAAGCTTTTCCAACGCCTTCTTTCAATGCTGGCAAAGGTTGTTCCGGGAAAATATATTCAGTATCTTCCCCAGTTAATCATTGGAGATTCATACACATTCTTAAAAGAAGATCCCTCCAGTTTTCTCAGAGATGCTTCTGAATTTTCAACAGCCATGAATGCATGCGGCAGAAATCATGAAGAAAAAATAGCCATGGAAGTTTTAAAAGGAGACAGATTTGTTGCTCTTGATGAGCTTGAAGATGTAAGCTTAAATCACAGGCGCAATCTTGCTCAGGCAATATCCGGTGTTGTAGAAAGCGATGATGCGAATATCATTGAATTGGAAAACCTGCAATACTTTGATGGAACCGGAATTAAACCAGAAATTGTCGGAACAATAACCGGAATGATTTTAGGTTACTGCAACTGGAAAAAACCGATTATAGGATTTGCTCAAACTGACGATACAGGCCTTAAAGTGTCTCTTAGATGTTCAAGATTACTTTCCTATGACGGAATACACTTTGGAAACATTATCCGCAAAGTTGCAGGACAAGTCGGAGGAAGTGGAGGAGGCCACGCAATGGCTTGTGGCGCTTATATTCCGATTGATAAAAAAGACGAATTTCTCAAAGAGTTTAATGAAAATCTAAATGGCAGACTTACACTTTAA